In Nocardia sp. XZ_19_385, the sequence AGCTGGCCGAACTCGGGATCTGGGACGGGCAGCCGCTCCCTGCTCCCGCGCACCGCCCGCACCCGGTCACTCAACCGACCGCAGGCACCGCCGTCCTCGCTTCCTGGCACATGCTCCTCGATCAGGGCCGCATGCAGGACGGTGAACCCAACCTGGCCGGTATCGCCCGCCCCGCGGTGGTCCGGCTCTCGGCCGCGACCGCCGCGGAAATCGGTGCCGCGCAGGATGATCCGGTCACTGTCGGCACCCAGCGCGGCTTGGTCACGCTGCCGCTGATGATCACCGAGATGCCCGACCGGGTGGTGTGGCTGCCGCAGAACTCGCCGGGTTGCTCGATCACCGAACAGCTCGCCACCGCACCCGGCGGCGTCGTCGAGATCCGGCGCGCCGACGAGAGCACGAAGGGACGCCGCAGTGAGTGACTTGAGTCTTTTCGGCCACGATCCGATGTGGCTGATCATCGCGAAGTCCCTGGCCATCTTCGTCTTCCTGTTGCTCACCCCGATGATCGCGGTGGTCGCGGAACGAAAGATCGTGGCGCGCATGCAGATGCGCGTCGGACCCAACCGGGTCGGCCCCGGAGGTTCGCTGCAGGCGGTCGCCGACGGCGTGAAGATGGCCCTCAAAGAGGACATCATCCCGGCCATCGTGGACAAGCCGATCTACGTGCTGGCGCCGATCATTTCGGTGATCCCGGCGTTCATGGCGTTCGCAGTGATCCCGCTCGGCGGCGAGGTCTCCATCGCCGGGGAGCGCACCGCGCTGCAGCTCACCGACCTGCCGGTGGCAGTGCTCTACATCCTGGCCATCACCTCGATCGGCGTGTACGGCATCGTGCTGGCGGGCTGGGCTTCGGGTTCCACCTATCCGCTGCTCGGCGGTCTGCGTTCCACCGCGCAGGTGATCTCCTACGAGATCGCGATGGCGCTGTGCTTCGCGGCGGTGTTCCTGCACGCGGGCACCATGTCCACCTCGGGCATCGTCTCCGCGCAGAGCCCGACCTGGTTCGTGTTCCTGCTGCTGCCCTCGTTCCTGATCTACTGCGTGTCCATGGTCGGCGAGACCAACCGCGCGCCCTTCGACCTCCCCGAGGCCGAAGGCGAGCTGGTCGGCGGCTTCCACACCGAGTACTCCTCGCTCAAGTTCGCCATGTTCATGCTCGCCGAATACGTCAACATGGCAACGGTTTCCGCGCTCGCGACCACCCTGTTCCTGGGTGGCTGGCACGCGCCGTGGCCGTTCAACATGATCCCGGGCGCGGACGCGGGATGGTGGGGTCTGCTGTGGTTCGTCGCCAAGGTGTGGACGTTCCTGTTCGTGTTCATCTGGTTGCGCGGCACGCTCCCCCGCCTGCGCTACGACCAGTTCATGAATCTCGGCTGGAAGCTGCTGATCCCGGTGTCGCTGCTGTGGGTCATGCTGGTCGCCGGCGTGCGGGTCGCCGAAGCCGAAGGTCTGCATATCGAGACCCCGGCGCTGGTGATCGGCGGCATCGTCATCACCGCGTTGATGGTCGGCATGTTCCTGCGGGCGGGCCGCAAACCGAACCTGCCCCCGCTGGCCGACGAACCGATGACCGCGGCGGAATCCGGTGTGTTCCTGGGCTTCCCGACGCCACCGCTGCCCGCCGACGTGCAGCACCGTGATGTCACGAAGGCGAATTTCCTGGAGCCGCTCAGCGGTTTCGCGGTCACCGCGGCGACGATGTTCAAGAAGCCGAACACCGAGTACTACCCGGAACAGAAGGTGCCGACGGCGCCGCGCTACCACGGGCGGCATCAGCTCAACCGGCATCCCGACGGCCTGGAGAAGTGCATCGGCTGCGAGCTGTGTGCCTGGGCCTGCCCCGCCGACGCGATCTATGTCGAAGGCGC encodes:
- the nuoH gene encoding NADH-quinone oxidoreductase subunit NuoH, yielding MSDLSLFGHDPMWLIIAKSLAIFVFLLLTPMIAVVAERKIVARMQMRVGPNRVGPGGSLQAVADGVKMALKEDIIPAIVDKPIYVLAPIISVIPAFMAFAVIPLGGEVSIAGERTALQLTDLPVAVLYILAITSIGVYGIVLAGWASGSTYPLLGGLRSTAQVISYEIAMALCFAAVFLHAGTMSTSGIVSAQSPTWFVFLLLPSFLIYCVSMVGETNRAPFDLPEAEGELVGGFHTEYSSLKFAMFMLAEYVNMATVSALATTLFLGGWHAPWPFNMIPGADAGWWGLLWFVAKVWTFLFVFIWLRGTLPRLRYDQFMNLGWKLLIPVSLLWVMLVAGVRVAEAEGLHIETPALVIGGIVITALMVGMFLRAGRKPNLPPLADEPMTAAESGVFLGFPTPPLPADVQHRDVTKANFLEPLSGFAVTAATMFKKPNTEYYPEQKVPTAPRYHGRHQLNRHPDGLEKCIGCELCAWACPADAIYVEGADNTEAERFSPGERYGRVYQINYLRCIGCGLCIEACPTRALTMTNDYELTDDNRADLIYEKTNLLAPMQPGMEAPPHAMYPGATEGDYYRGTVPGGIPAVDPISDEPVGRDKEPTAVGTEGVAR